GCCGCAAAGTTTGCGGCCCAATTTCCCACCAGAGTCAACACCTTGTCTTTGGTGGGCTCTGCCGGGTTTTACGTGCCCGGCAAGCCCTCTATTTATGATGAGGTCCTGGCCGGGTCTAATATTTTCCATATAAGATCCCCACAGGAGTTTGAAAATTTACAATCCAGACTTTTCAGAAACAGTCCGCCGCTACCGACTTGTGTTAAGGAGTATATGATTTTAAAGGGTATAGGGGACCGGGAGTGGCTTGCTAAAATATTTGATGAACTGGTGGACATGGATTCAATAAAGTCCGGCAAAATTTCTTTGGAACAGGCCTCTTTAAACCATCTGTGCAAGGATCTCACCATGCCGGTCATGCTGTTCTGGGGCCGCCATGATTCTCTTTTGCCTTGGGAAACAGCGCCCTTCGTACAAGAATTGCTTCCCAATGCGCGGGTCCATATCTATGAGGATTATGGCCATATCCCCCATTTGGAATGTCCCGGAAAATTGGCCGGGGATATGTTGGCGTTTATCATGGAGAACAAAAGATGACCTCTTCACCTGCCGGCAGCCCTAGAGAATATCCTGATCAACCTGCCCTTGCAGTCGGTGCTGTTGTATTCAAAGACAACAAGGTCTTGCTGGTCAAACGGGGCAATCCACCTGCTCAAGGCGTCTGGGCGATCCCGGGGGGCAGCGTGGAATTGGGAGAAACCCTTAAAACGGCAGCTGAGCGGGAGGTTTTCGAGGAAACCGGAATTGTCATCAAGGCCGGGGACCCCATATTTTCATTTGAATCCATTCACAGGGATGACAAGGATCGGGTCAGATTTCATTATTATATCGTGGATGTTGCGGCAAGTTATATCAGTGGCGAGCCCACTGCCGGCGATGATGCCCTGGAGGTTGGATGGATTTCCAAAGAAGAGCTATGTCGTCTTAATGTCAATCCATCCACCGTGACACTTCTTCTTCAAAATTTCAATTTTGGATAACGACCACAAGCCGTCCTTGGTCTATCTACACCCAGGTCTTGGTCCACAACAAAGCTTGAAAGATTTTAGTAACTTACCCAGACTTTTTTATAAAAACAACCATGGGCTGACCGGGTCTATCAAGGCCAGGCTCAGCCCATACCAAAACATGAGTCTTTTATGTTTGCCACAGGGACAGCAGTTCGGGTAGAAATTGGCCCCCGGTGCCGTCAAGGACAATCCCCCGGTCATGCCGGGCTGCAAACTGCCTGAATGGATTATCGCTTGGGTTGATATCCACAATGACCGCTTCAGGATTTCTGGCCACCATCATGCCGATCTGCATGGGAAGGTTGGTGGCCCCGGCCGTGCCCACCACCAGGAGAAGATCGGTTGAGGTCGCCCATGCCATTGCGGACTCTGCCTTGTACCAGGTTTCGTTGTAGCATTCATCAAACCATAGGACATGAGGACGGGTAAGGCTGCCGCACCTCGCGCAGGTCAGCAGCTCTTTTTCTTGGTCTGTCACCGGCTGATCTTTTTGTTTGTCCGGCATGTTTTCTGGGAAGTCAAAAAGTTTTGGCGTGCATTCTCCTGAACAGCGCATATAATTTAGATTCCCATGGATCTGATAGGTTCGGTCAATTTTGTTGCCGGCCCGCAGATGAAGACCGTCCACATTTTGAGTGATTAGGCAGAACCTATCCTTAAAAATTTCTTCCATTTTAACAATGGCGTGGTGGCCGGAATTGGGTTCTGCATTTTTGCATACAGTATGGCGATAAAGGTACCAAGCCCAGACTTCCCAAGGGTTTTGGGTAAACATGCTGTGGGTGGCCATCTGTTCGGGCCGGTATTCTCTGGACCCCACAGTCCAATACCCTTCAGGCCCCCGAAATGTCGGAATGCCGCTTTCAGCGGAAATCCCGGCGCCGGTTAAAACGGTGATGCGTTTGTTGTTATCCTTAAACGGTTCAAGCAGTTCAGCGGTGTCCATTTTTCTGCCTCCTTGTTTTGTTTAAAAAATTTAACCACGGAAAGCACAGAAGACACTGAAAATAGAATTCCGTGAATTTATTGATTTCCGTGGTTGAAATTCAATCAGGTGTTGATTGTAACTCATCCCGGATTTTCATTAGTATTTTACCCGTGACATTGGCACCGATACCCCAAAAATCGTCAGCTGCCGAATGATCATATAGCGTGCCTTTACTGCGCTTGAGTATGTCGGCCAGGTCAGGATGTTGATCAAAACGGGCACGGATGGCCCGCTCCATGACGGAAACTTTTATCTCTTCCCAATCATCTCGAAGTTTAAACTCTCTGGTTTGGCCGATGGCAGCACATAGAAATGGATTTGAGCACTCTTTAATTTTCGTAATGATCTCTTCATCAGTAAATTTTGATGCTTGATAGTATTGTTCGGCAGAGTGCCAGGTAAATGAGTCAATTGTAATGGGAATGGTCGCTAAATTCGAATATAAATCCTGTTCAAACATTTGGGGCTTTATCCTTCTATCTGTACTATGTTTTCAGGTCTGAATGAATAACTATACGATCTCTGCCTGTGTTTTTGGCATGGTACATGGCTTCGTCAGCCCGGGTGATCACCTCATTCCCTGTTTCACCAAGTTTATACTGGGCAATCCCCATGGATGCCCTGACCTGTCCGATACGCTTGCCCGAATCCTTGATGGTCCACTCTTTTTCACATAAAATATTTCTAATTTTTTCAGAAACGGCATATGCGCCTTCAACATTTGTTTCAGGCAGGAGAATCAAAAATTCTTCACCGCCATATCGTGTAGCTAAATCATTACGGCGCACCAGGCCGGAAAGTATATCGGCAAATCCTTTCAGCAGACTGTCCCCCACAAGGTGCCCAAAGGTATCATTCACGGCTTTAAAATGGTCAATATCCAGCATGATCACGGAAAAAGGCGAGTTGTTCTGGCGGGCCCGGATACGTTCAATTTCCAATCTTTTCTCAAGCCCCCTGCGGTTGGTCAGTCCGGTCAGTGAGTCAGTCCTGGCTTCCTTTTGGGAAATTTCAAGCTCTTTGTGAAGCTGCTTTAGGTCTTCGGAAGATACTTTCATTCGTGTTTGCAGGCGCGATCCCGATTGGATGATGGCTCTGGTTGTATCCAACATCTGGTCTATGATCTCTTTGACACCGTCAAAATCGTGGGTCTCCTTTATCTGAGCGGCAAGGCTGTCAAGGGTCTGGCCATGGCTGGAGAGGTCGCCTTCCGTTTCTACCACATGACTGGTTATTTCTCTGAGCATCAGGTTTAGTTTGGTTAAAAGACGTGAAATAACCACCCGGTCTCCGTCGGATATGAATTTTTGGTATAGGACCTCAACATGATTGTTGTTCAAGGGCAGCTTTTTTTTAAGCATCTGGTCAATGGTTTGTTTTAGCTTAGGATTTTTCCCTGAAGCGTACTCATACCACACCGTATAATTGACAGGGGTTGCAGACAGGTTGTGTTGTGCTAAAAAGCCGAGCGTCAATCTTAAAAATTCTCCGGCCTGGGAGTTGGATTCGCTGTAGTTCATATCCCTTAGAACTCCTTTTATTGGGGGTATGGAAAATGAGTTTATGTGATAAAGTTTAGACTTTGCCGACCGCTTGATTATATAGAATAATGTTTGAGGAAAGCAATAAATTACACAACAAATTTATATGATTATCAATTCATTTAACCCATTTTAACTTTTACTACAACATAAAAAGTACAACTGTTGGCTAGGTAAAAATTTTCGCAAACTAGGTGTGGCGTCTGAACAGGGGGAGCAAAGGCATACATATCGTATGGCGAGCATCCGGTCCGTCGACATAAGGCGCTCGGCGGAGATTTTTTACGCTGCCGTCAAATTTTTCCCAGCTGGCCACATCCGGCACTGACAGACCTGCCCCTGCTCCATCTTTTGATCACAAACACCCCTTTGTCTGTCAGCATTTGGGCAAAGTCATGCATCTGTTCATCACTGGGACTTTGATGGTCAAACCCGGTCACGGGGTTATAGGGAATCAGATTCAAACGCACGGGGAGCGGATGGATGAACCGTGCCAGTTTCTGGGCGTGGTCCATTGAGTCGTTGACCCCTTTGATGAGGATATATTCAAAAAGAAATACGCCCCGTGGGGGCAGGGGATACGCTTCAAGGCATTTTTTCAGCGCAGCAAGGGGCCAGCGCCGGTTCACAGGCATCAAGGCGGACCGGGTCGCATCGTCCGGGCCGTTTATTGAAATTGCCAGGCGGATATTGGGCAGATTCATCTGTGCCAGTCGCTCAATACCCAGCACCACACCGCAGGTGGAGATGGTCATATGGCGCAGGGCAATATCGCATCCTTTCTGGCAGTTGAGTATTTTGACTGCGGTCATTACCCTGTCAAAATTATCAAAAGGCTCTCCCATACCCATAAATACAATATTTTTTATATCATAACCAAGGTGATGCCGGGCATTCAATACCTGGCCCACGATTTCAGATGTGGACAGGCTGCGCTTAAATCCCATGCGGGCGGTCTGGCAGAATTTGCATCCCATTTTGCACCCCACCTGGCTTGAAACGCAAAGGGTATTGTGCCGGGTCATGGGAATGATAACCGATTCAATCTTCAGACCGTCGGTCAGCTCAGTGATAAACTTGACCAACCCTTCTTCTTTAATGGTTTTTTCTACCTGGCCGGGTGACAGGTGAATTGTTTTCTCAAGGGCCGTCCACAGTCTGGGCGACCCTTTGAATTCAGGCGCGTTACCGATATTATTTCCGCCATTTTTAAACACTTCCCGGTACAGGGCTTCGGCATGAAAGAGCCCCTTGCCGTAATCATTTCGCAGGGTCAGAGTCAATTCATCCAAAGGCTGGCTCAAAATATCAATCATAGGTTTCATGGCAAATATATATCACAGGCCCGAAATTTTGCCTATAACTGAGAACCTGGGAAAACCGGATAAGTTCCCCTATACAGATCCGGTAAAACGGCTGGTGGTTGTGGATATGAAAAAGGTTGGAACATTATGGTTTTTTTGTTTTTATTCAAGTACTGCACTTCTATGTGTGATGATTCAATCATGTATTGAAATTATCTTTTAAAAAGAATGGGTTTTATAAATTTTTTATCTACAGTAATTATAAAAATTTTAAGTAAATACAATATAATTAAAATCTAACAATATGTAAAATTGCGATATATTTGTTTGTCTTTGTATTTCAGTGTTTTATGGTTTTTTTGTGAAGTTTTTTATATAAATTAGGGATAAAAATGAAAATTATGAGTTACAAAAATTGCAGTGGTAGTTACATGGAATGCGATCTTTGTTACCAGAAATGCATCTTTTGAGGTCAAAATGGCAGTCATCGCGCCAACAGAGTAAAAAGATTGATAAAAGCTCAGTTGACAAAAATTATTTTATTGATTAGGTAACTACCCAATAGTGTTTGTTGTTTAGAGCGAACTTCGTCTTTTACGAAATTCTAAAAGGGGGGGGGCAAAAGGATTTTCTAAATAAGAATAATATAGGAAGAGAAGTTTATGTGCGTTGTTTCCCAAAAAGAACTCTGTATATAATTTAAGAAGAACCCCCAACAATTGTGGGAATTGTTGGGGTTCTATAGGCAATCCGGTAAGTTTATCAGGCCGCCAGCAGGTCTTCAATCTATCAGCCTAAATTTTATAATTCAAGTGTTTCTTTTTGTAATCCTCGATTAGAGTGTCGGGATCGTCGTCCCATGCTTTTTCGCATGGTGTCCTGCGCGATAATCACAGACGGCGTCTGTTCAGATACGCGACTAACCTTATATATCCATGCCGATACAAAAATCGGTACGGATGATTTTCTTTTTAGTTGCGGCATTAAAGTCTCAAACGAAAGATCTTGCCAACCCCATTGAGCACTATCTTGGCTATAGAGATCTATCCCGACATACCTTTTTTTTATAAGGCCGATACTAAATCCTCATGCGGTTGGTAGTCCATCTATAAGGATTTATTTGGGCTGAGCATATTGAATTTAAACTACATTTTGGAGACCGCGAATGAATCCCTTAGCACCAAGCATACAATATCGATCCTGTAAATTGTTAATCACAGTTTGCACTATTCTTATTAGCTGCCTTGTCTCAGCATCGTCTTTTGCAGCCAATATAAGCGATAGGGTAAAATTGGTTAAGTCAAGTGTCGTCTATGATGCTTTGACGCAAACCGGTGTCATGGAAATCAAACTGCGAAACACAGGCACCCAGGACATCACTTATCCGATCAAAGTGGCTGTTATGGAAATTTTTTATTCCCTGAACAATGCCGATCTTGACGGCGACGGGGATGTTGACGGCAAGGATGTGGCGCTGTTCATACGGCTTATCGGAACCCCGGATTCCATCTCTTTGTTGGATTTTATAAATTCTTTGGGACGGACAGACCTTGTATCCGCAACAGTGACAGAACCCTTGGCATACAAAATAACCAACAGCGCAGGATCTACACCTGACGGATTGCCCTACCTTCTTTATACTGCGCAGGAATCCTGCCAGGTATTGTCTCCGGGACAGGAAACCGCTTCTGAAACATGGCGGGTTTTTCTTCCGGTAGATGCTTTTGTAGAAGGCAGGACCTTTAATTTCATGGTAAAAGCGTTTTCAGGGGATGATTCCGCCCCGCCGGAACTTGATATTATCGAACCTGCAGAAGATGCTGATTTAGAAACAGCCCGCCCCACGGTCAGGGTCACTTTTCAGGATGAAGAATCCGACATTGATACCTCTTCCTTAACCGTTAAAGTAAACGACGTTGCTGTCAGCACTTCCGGTTTTACCGTCACCTCAACCGGGGCCACCGGACAGGTTCCCGAAGATCTTCCCCTTAATGATAATACCATCACTGTGAGTATTGCAGATATGTCCGGAAATACAAAAGAGGCCACCGTTAATTTTATGGTGCAGCCTGATACGGATACGGACGCAGACAGCATTCCGGATTGGTGGGAGACATTGCACTTTTCAACCTTGGCTGCTGATACCGATTCCGATGGAGACGGGATCTCCAATTACGATGAATACCTTGCAGGTACCGATCCCAATAATGCCGATACCCAGGCGCCCGAAGTTTTAAACCGGTATCCTTCTACCGGCACAGGTTCAGTGGCTACCCAGGGAAATCCTTTTGAAATGATCGTCACTTTTATTGATAGCGGCTCCGGTATTGCCTCTGTTGTTCTGCTGGATGAAGACGGGGTGGATATTTCCAGCCAGGCGGTTATCACCGGCAACACCATTACCCTTACCATGGAAAATCCGGAAAACAAGGCGTATCAATACCAGTTAATCCTCATAGACGAGGCGGGTAATAAAACCATAGAAGACTTTTCTTTCACGATAGACAGCCTCCTGCCTCTTGTTACGCCGACCATAGCCCCAGGGCATTATGCGTCTGCGTTTACAGTGGATTTAAACTGTTCGGAAGCCGCAGACATTTATTATTCCACGGACGGATACCCGCCTTTTGAGGGGGCGGCCAATACAACCGCGCAGACAACTCCCGTGACAGGAATCAGTATCGACAAAACAACCCACCTTCAATATTTTGCAATAGACGAGGCCGGTAATACCGGGCCCACCCAAAGCGCCATCTATCACCTGAATTCCACGATCCCCGTAACACAGATCCAGGCACAGCAAGGAGAAAATGACGATGTCGCCCTCTCTTGGACTCCTGTAACCCAGGCTGCAAAATATCACGTATACCGGGTGGCCAACCTGGTTGATAAACAAATTCTGGAAGACTGCGTTGCCAACGGTATCGCTCCTCCGGCCCGGTTAAGGATTCTTGACGGCATTACCGGAGAGATTGCAAACGACGACCAGGTTGTTCCCGGAACCACATACTATTACGGGATAACAATAAACACCCCGCAAGCCCTGGAAGGTCCCTTGTCTGAATTGGCATCCGTTGAATTTTCCGGCTCATTAACAGCCGAAGATAAGGATGAGGCAATCCAAAGAGCCAAAACCTGGCTTAAGGCAAACCAAGACACGCTTGGTTCCTGGGGGAGTGAAAAAAACAGACTCCTTGTAACAAGCCAGGTCCTTAACGCACTTAACTCTTTAGGAGAAGACGATGCCGCCGTAAGAAAAGGCGTTTTCTTCCTTAGAGGCAATTATGCAGACAACAATGATTTTTTAGGACGCCAAATCAACACGCTTTATGATTTTGGGCAAAATGTTGATTATCTTGTGGCCAAGCTGATCTCCCAGGCATATATCAGCGGGACAACCATATATGGGTGGGGAACCCGGCCCGGGTATCATCCGGACCCTGTGAGTACGGCTGTAGGGGCATCCACTGTATCAAAAACGACAAAAGAGACTTCATTAAGTAATAATAGTTTTAATGCCTTAAGAACCAACTGGTCCAGCCTGTTTTTTAGTACGGAAGACTATCGTTTCGGCTGGGTGGCAGATGCTGAGGCAAGCGTTTATGTTTCAAGCCAGATCTATCATATACTTTCTGAAAACCTTGCTGCCTCAGCTCTGACGAATTTCACCAATGACTGGATCATAGCCACCCAGGCTGACAATGGAGACGGATCATTCGGCAACGGATTAATTGATACCGCTGCTGCGCTTTTGTGGCTGGAACTTACGGACAGCAATAAAAATTCTGCCGTCACATACCTTGTAATCCAGCAAAAGGCTGACGGTTCCTGGGCAAGTGATCCTTATATTACAGGTTTGTGCCTCCAAGCGCTTACAAACATGGATTGAGCCGTTAAAAAATGAATCAAACACTTTCCGATAAAAGGGGAACACAAATGAACGACCCGAAATACATTCGAATTTTAAGATTCATCATCCCGCTGCTATTGTTCACCATTCTCAGCATGGCACCGGCCTTTGGGGATACCGATGAACCAGGAGAAGAATATCTTGCCCAGACCATGGAATGTGAATGGGCAACAATTGAAGACCCGGAAAATCCCGGACAAGAGATCAATGATCCTGATGACGAACTTGTGGCTTTAGCTGCCGGTCTGGATAATGATCCGGTCAAGATCTACAACTGGGTGTATAACAATATTTATTCTCCCCAGTTTATCTATGATAAGTTAAAAAACGGATCTCTCTATTATTACTATAAAGATTCCAGACTCGGCGCCCGGGCCGCATATTTGAACCGTAGAGGGAACTCATGGGATCAGTCTTCACTTCTTATCGCCTTGCTTCGTATTTCAAACATTCCTGCCCGGTATGTAAAGCTAAGCGCACTCAATATTGTCTATGTAGAGGCATGGCTTGATCAGGGCTGCTATGACGGCGATACAGGCGGCTCGGATAAGGGATGGGTGCCTCTGGTGCCCTGGCTTAAAAAAGCAAGACTTGAGGAGGGCGTGGACCTTTATCCAACGGATGGTTCCGAAGACGATCCGGTACCTTCCGATCTCGATTTTGACTTCACCGGCTATCTGTCGGATATAAAATATCAATCCGCACTTGAATTGTACGAAAGCCGGATGCAGGCGTATCTGAACACTAATTATTCCGATACTTCCATCAAAGATGTTCCTTTTAAAGAGACGGTCATCAATAATACCGGTTCGGTACTGCCCAGATCTCTTCCCGTAAATTTATATTCATGTTCCAAAACAAGATTTGCACAAGTTCCGGATGAGAATCGAAGGAATATCCGCCTTTATATTTACAAGGCGGACGGAACGGCATTGCTTGATTATGTACTTTACATGCCCCGGGTAGCGGGTAAACGGTTTTGCCTTGATTGGATTTATTCGGATACCTCGTTCACACCGGTTTTTAAAATTGACGGAGAAATTGTTCTTCAAAGCGAGCTCTCCATCACTTCGGATGATGAATTTTATCTCAAATATGAAATTTCAGGGGCCAATAAAACGGAAAAACGGCCTAACAGGCCGGCAGGCACATTCATAGAGATGGGGTTTGACCCGCTTTGCGCAAACCTGTCCGTCATAGAAAAAGCCAAGAAGAAACTGCAAACAGTGGATGCCGGGCTCGTGCTTGATCCCAATACCCAGGAAGAATACCTTGGGTTGATGGGCCAGGTCCTGGCCGAGACCTTTTTAAACCGGTTATATGAAAATTCCACCAGGGCCGCCGAGCTTTTTTACGGCATCATGAACTGGAATCTTTCCCCCACATTTATTTATACCCAGCCCAATTCCGATGAAAACCCGATATTGACCGATGCCGAATCAAAATTTTACTACCACCCCCAGTGGAACATTGATGCCCAGTCCACAGGTGGTCTGCTCAAACGGAACAAGACCTCAAAAGAAATCATGAGTCTGGGTTGGGATGCGCCCATCAACCAAACCTGCCGGTGGCTGTACGGATATGGTGCATCCTATGATGAGGGCCGAATCTTTGAAGACTGGATGGACACGCTTGGTGCCAGCACCATCAAAGGGCTCATGGTCGCAAATGAAGATTTGGAAAACACCGGCAATAAAATGGTTGAACTGGTGGAATCCGATATTATTGAGGAAACCGCTTCCCAGGTCTCAGATTTTGAAAATACTACCGTCCTGCCGGATTATAATGATCAGGTTTCTCCCAGCGAAGCCTATGACGGCTTTCATTTTTATGCTTTTTGGCGCACGCCGGAAAAATGGAGTCCCCAGAGTGGAATATCCCTGGTAGACGCCGCCATTGACGGAAATTACGGGATACGGGCCTGGAACAACCAGGCAACGATTGCGCGGGGTACCAACTTTGATTTCAATTCGGTAAAACTCAGTGCCGTCCTGGACGGCGCAAAGTATAACTTTAAAGGATACAGGGGATCCAACTCATCACCCAGCTACAATAAAACATACACGATAAATAAAACGCCTCAAATCATTACACCCGGCTGGACAGACCTCAACAGAATCGTCATCACCCAGGTGGAACCGACCTCAAAAGGACCGGTTGTTCTTGAAAATTTAAATTTCACGAGAAAAGAGTATATTCCGGATCTGGAAAATCAGACGGTAAACCATCTTGGTTACAGTTCCATATTATCAATTGTTACCCAACTGAGAGCCGGTTCCAGGGTCATCACACCGGTTCAGCAGGTAAATTATGCCGGATTATCCGGAGATATCAGAATTGTCCATTATACCGGCGGGGACTTGTATTCATTCGGTATGGACAATGGCGGCGGTTCGGACACAATTACCCAGAACAACAGCTCCGTCGTCAGTTCAGATTCCTATGACATAGATACAGGGAGTAGTTCCTCTGTATCTATTGACTCATGGAAGAGTGAAAACACCATCAGTGTAGAGAATACATCCACGACCTACACTGTATTGGCAGATGCTGTCAACTCTGCGGTGAGTGCCGCCGGAGATCCTGTAAATATGGCAAAAGGCGAATTGTACATACAGGAAAATCCGGATTTTAAAATCAAGGGACCAGGGTTTGACTTGTCAGTTATCCGGCAGTACAAAAGCCAACTGGTGTATAACGGTCCCTTCGGGTACGGCTGGACCTGGAACCACGCCGAGCGGATCATGCCCCTGACCGATGACGGGGCCCTTTATTACAACAATGACGGCGATTCTTTTGAGATCACAAAAGAAGACGGAGCGTACACCTACCCCAAGGGCAGCACCTTTACCCTTGAAAAAAATAGTGACGGTTTCATTGTCACCCACCACAAAAACCTGAACAAATCCTATTTTTCCACCGAGGGGTGTTTAACCAAAAAAGAAGATCCCTTTGGCAATACACTGGTCTATGAATATGCCACAACGGATTATGTCAACACGGATTATTCCAACAGAATAACGAAAATTACCGACCGGTTAGGCCGCAGTTTAAGGTTCGAATATAACGAAAACGGCAAGGTCGTCAGTGTGACGGATTTTGAGGGCCGGTCCTGTTCTTTTTTCTACAGTGACAAAACTCCCGGAGACGGTCTTGGAGACGATCTGATTGAGTTCAAAGGCCTTGATTACCAGGCCGGCCTTGATAACGCCACCCGGTACGAATACCTGTCCGGCCAGGAAAACGAATACCTGGACCACAACATGACAAAGTATACCCTGCCCGGCGGGGATTACCTTGAAATCGGGTATTATAAAAACGATCAGGTGGCCTATCACACCAATGCCAAGGGCGAAACTTTCAACTTCATGTACAGCCGCCTGAACCGGTATGCCGAAACCTGGAACGAAGAGGGGTATTACCGCAAGGTCTTTTTCAACGACGCCAATGATGTTGTCCGGATCGCCACTGAAGACGGCACCATTGAACAGATGACCTATGATGAATACGGGCATCATAACAAAATTTCTCATACGGACGGCAACGGATACACAACCACATTTGATTATGCGCCGGAGGGGGCAACTGACCCGGAAGCTTATTTCAAAAAACGAAACCTTTACCTTAAAACCGATGCCTTGGGCCGCACCTGGACTTACCGGTACGAAGACACAAACAACCCGTATGCACCGTCCCAGGCAACAGACCCTGCCGGAAACATCACCCGGTTTGAATATAATGCCGACGGCAGCCTGTCTAAAAAAATCCAGGCACCGGGCTATGCCTTTGATGAGGACGGAAATCTGATAGCAGAAGCCGGCGCACCCGGATTTGAAACCGTATACGAATATGACGCTTACGGAAACATCACCAAGATCACAGATCCGTTAAATCAGTATGAAGAGCGGACATACGATACAAACAGCCTCTATCTTGTCTCTAAAAAAGATAAGCTGGGCAACGAAACCCAATACCGGTATTACGAAGATTTTACGGAAAACATGCCCATCGGGGCTGTCAAATCCATAACGGTTAAATCCGGAACCAGTGAATACACCACCACCTATGCGTATGACCCGCTGGGCCGGAAAACCAAGGAAACAGATCCGCTGAACCAGGAGACTCAATATCAATACACCCTGGACGGCAAGCTGGAACAAATCATCCAACCCAACGGGGCCGTAACACAACATATCTATGACACTGCCCGGGATATCGTGTCCGGTGCCCAGATCATTGAAACCATTGATCCGTTGGGTAATTCCGAACATTTTTCCTATGACGCCACAGGCAAGCTTGTTAAAAAACAGGATAAGAACGGAAATACCTTCACCTTTGCCTATGACGAAATGGGCCGTCTTGCCCAAGAGATTGACCCGTTAGGGACCGTCAGAAGCTAT
This window of the uncultured Desulfobacter sp. genome carries:
- a CDS encoding RHS repeat-associated core domain-containing protein yields the protein MNDPKYIRILRFIIPLLLFTILSMAPAFGDTDEPGEEYLAQTMECEWATIEDPENPGQEINDPDDELVALAAGLDNDPVKIYNWVYNNIYSPQFIYDKLKNGSLYYYYKDSRLGARAAYLNRRGNSWDQSSLLIALLRISNIPARYVKLSALNIVYVEAWLDQGCYDGDTGGSDKGWVPLVPWLKKARLEEGVDLYPTDGSEDDPVPSDLDFDFTGYLSDIKYQSALELYESRMQAYLNTNYSDTSIKDVPFKETVINNTGSVLPRSLPVNLYSCSKTRFAQVPDENRRNIRLYIYKADGTALLDYVLYMPRVAGKRFCLDWIYSDTSFTPVFKIDGEIVLQSELSITSDDEFYLKYEISGANKTEKRPNRPAGTFIEMGFDPLCANLSVIEKAKKKLQTVDAGLVLDPNTQEEYLGLMGQVLAETFLNRLYENSTRAAELFYGIMNWNLSPTFIYTQPNSDENPILTDAESKFYYHPQWNIDAQSTGGLLKRNKTSKEIMSLGWDAPINQTCRWLYGYGASYDEGRIFEDWMDTLGASTIKGLMVANEDLENTGNKMVELVESDIIEETASQVSDFENTTVLPDYNDQVSPSEAYDGFHFYAFWRTPEKWSPQSGISLVDAAIDGNYGIRAWNNQATIARGTNFDFNSVKLSAVLDGAKYNFKGYRGSNSSPSYNKTYTINKTPQIITPGWTDLNRIVITQVEPTSKGPVVLENLNFTRKEYIPDLENQTVNHLGYSSILSIVTQLRAGSRVITPVQQVNYAGLSGDIRIVHYTGGDLYSFGMDNGGGSDTITQNNSSVVSSDSYDIDTGSSSSVSIDSWKSENTISVENTSTTYTVLADAVNSAVSAAGDPVNMAKGELYIQENPDFKIKGPGFDLSVIRQYKSQLVYNGPFGYGWTWNHAERIMPLTDDGALYYNNDGDSFEITKEDGAYTYPKGSTFTLEKNSDGFIVTHHKNLNKSYFSTEGCLTKKEDPFGNTLVYEYATTDYVNTDYSNRITKITDRLGRSLRFEYNENGKVVSVTDFEGRSCSFFYSDKTPGDGLGDDLIEFKGLDYQAGLDNATRYEYLSGQENEYLDHNMTKYTLPGGDYLEIGYYKNDQVAYHTNAKGETFNFMYSRLNRYAETWNEEGYYRKVFFNDANDVVRIATEDGTIEQMTYDEYGHHNKISHTDGNGYTTTFDYAPEGATDPEAYFKKRNLYLKTDALGRTWTYRYEDTNNPYAPSQATDPAGNITRFEYNADGSLSKKIQAPGYAFDEDGNLIAEAGAPGFETVYEYDAYGNITKITDPLNQYEERTYDTNSLYLVSKKDKLGNETQYRYYEDFTENMPIGAVKSITVKSGTSEYTTTYAYDPLGRKTKETDPLNQETQYQYTLDGKLEQIIQPNGAVTQHIYDTARDIVSGAQIIETIDPLGNSEHFSYDATGKLVKKQDKNGNTFTFAYDEMGRLAQEIDPLGTVRSYAYDGNGNKTSVKLYDQIGVLLKETRFTYNAANQLVEKTIPCDFEDDGCEKTVRYQYTLDGKPQSRTLVFPQRDDLVIYYEYNALGQRVQESKGYGTDDARATHYKYDALGRLTQTIFALGNSEIREYDANGNVTAVKLYDRSGTLMAETWHRYDDRNLLVETVDPLGNSTNYTYDALGRKTEQWQDLTESGDTIRFQWQYDSVGNVIEQTDPLDRLTRHGYDLNNRKTKTVDALGQTTAFEYDPNGNLVAVTYPDSSRTVTYYDALNRKIGVEDELGNIQTLDYDEDANLVSHLDARKGITTFEYDSANRLRRKTNALGYAEETEYDPADRVVQTTDPRGIVTQSSYDVSGNLISRIQALGTDDQTVTRFEYDLNNRKTREIHETTLGDLITAFEYDDRGLLTHRKDGFHTDTPEIWEYEYNDAGQLVATTDPNGNTTQVFYDAAGRKTAQTQAQGLVNYYWEYDLAGNTTLETKPEGEEIRNAYDALNRLVLETRGTDRRRFEYDGRDRLVREENFNGDATQYQYDSAGRMTQKTEAAGTVDEAVSTYEYDENNNLISITNPLLKTVSFEYDAANQRIAEIDSDGDLKTTAYDENGNVLSIEKRDGTEIAFVWDNLNRKVEVTVDGTAEQTFGYDELSRMVTATDGTHTTTFAYNDYGRLVTETQGSYQVAKHFDANGNKTQVTYPSGRVVDKIYNENDALAQILYQGSSVADFTRDRNNRLTAASYGNGTGLALDYDIREREISRTYTDSLFSQETSYDAQSNILEEILGRDGTSQEKEYAYDHQDRLVTATPSTSWDYDGVGNWLSTNQNGAAESRTVNADNEYTMVDGTACTHDANGNLTSDGAKAYFYDWANRLVRVEENGEIRAEYTYDGVNRRVTKTAGTTVTTFIYDETDVIEEYTDGTFTRSFVYSNRVDEPILLETGSRLYYYIADRQGSVWGLADDTGTLTESYEYTPFGLMTIYNSQGRDITATGSAIGNPFGYTGRRWDAESGLWYYRNRMYSAELGRFLQRDPAGYVDGLDLYVYVLNNPVMYVDPMGLTTRSTDEIITADIDKNWENSGTDLICAGVVTTQLDSPAPGPADVVGAVMITTGVAKLAAHYAKDGVEALAEGIEDYIEKRSQKTYQVYEKIDTNGIVYVGRTSGYGSDEQNVRKRDYNHHMNKYGFGNAVPVFSTNDYAAVRGIEQALINKYKSLGVSGNRINGISLKNKNRTIYITRAIEELGSEIREYFDDFF